The window GGGTGTCTGTGTCGAAGCGTGGATAGTGAGCCGACCGGTCTTCGTGTCCATGTCGGCAAGGACTGCTTTGGGCTCGATGTAGACGGATGCGACGCGCGGGACGACCAGGCGGAGCGGAACGCGCCAGTGGGCTTCGGCTAACGCAGCGTCCACGTCTCCGCTGCCAGCGTGCATGTGATAGGCGATGTTGCTGTCCCAGTCATCGTAGAGCAGCGGGGCGTCGGGCTGCATCGCCTCGGCGGGCGTGGTGACGACGGGCAGCTCGCGGTAATCGACGTCGACCACCTCGGCGGCATCGTGAGCGGCAGTCGCAGATTCGGCGACAACTGCTGCAACGGCGTCACCGGCGAAGCGCACTTTATCGACGGCGATGGAGTGGCGGTGCATCGGACGGTTTGGGAGCCATTGTGGATCGTGGATCGGTTGCGGAATGAGCCATTCGCCCAGGTCGTCGCCGGTAATGACGGTGACGACGCCGGGGGAGGCGAGCGCCGCAGAGGCATCGATCGACACGATGTCGGCATGGGCATACGGAGAGCGGACGAATGCGATGTGCAGGCAACCATCAGGCTGGATGTCGTCAACGAACGTGCCGTGGCCGGTCACGAGGGTACGATCCGCATCGCGGCGGAGTGATTGACCAACGTACTGCCCGTTTGGCGTCCCTGCCATCTGCAATCCCTTCACCGTGTTTGCGTTTCGTTTGGCCACGATACTGTCTGGCTGTCTTGAAGTGTCCCCGAGTGGACCAGCGCGGTCAACGCATAGAGCGCCAGAGATTGATGATGCGAAGGTCACGGTGGAATGCGAGCGGAGGGAGCTTGTCCGGATCGAACGCGCCGATCTCCAGACTTTCATTCGACTTCACGAGCGGCTGCTCCGGTGCCGACGCATGATAGGCGGCGAGGACAACAACCTCGCCACGCTCAGAGAGGATGCCCATTGACGTCAGATCGGTGATTGTGATGCCGGTTTCTTCCCAGACTTCACGTCGGGCGGCGCTTTCGATATCTTCGCCGCGGTCAACGAAGCCGCCGGGCAATGTCCAGAGGCCTCGGGCCGGCGTCATGGCGCGGCGGTGCAAGATGATCTTGCCGCCAAGCTCCACGACGACGACGGCCGACAGCTTTGGATCAGCGAACCAGGTGTAGCCGCAACTAGTGCAGACCGGGCGCAATCGATTGTGGCGCTCCAGGATCGCAATCGGGGAACCGCAGCGCTGGCAGAATGCAGGGACGTCTGGCGCGCCGAGCGATGACCAGTCGCGCAGCAATGCCGCGTAGTCGTCTTCCGTGTCCACGTCGCGCGGGGCAGGTGTGTGCGGCCAGCCTACCTCGTGAACGCGATCGCGATGCTTGCGGAGGATGTCGCGCGCCCCGACATCGCCGGTGAGTGACATCAGTTCCGGGAAGATCGCGCGGCTGAGGAGTACCGGGTTGCCAGGGCCGTCGGCGTATCGAGGACGGATGGCGACGTCGGACGCTGGCTCGAATTGTGTCGCTAACGCCTCGAGGAGTCGTCGGGGGACGAGGGGCTGATCGCCGAGGAGCACGATTGCGCCGTCTGCCGCGGCGGGAAGCGCGGTGATGCCGACGCGAAGTGATGTCGACTGTCCCGTAGCGAACTCGGGATTGATTGCTACTTCAAAGTTATGCGTGTCGACGCTTGACTGGATCTCCTCGGCGCACGCGCCGAGGACAACGATTCGCGGTCCATGTGGCCAGTGACGGGCTACATCGAGCGTCAGGGTGAGCAGCGGCAGGCTGGACACAGGGAGTAGCTGTTTTGGTCGGCCAAGCCGCGATGACGTTCCAGCCGCCAATACGATAACGGCGATCTCACCAACCGTCATGCGGTGGATTTCGCTCCGGCTAGCACATTCGTTGCACGCGGACTCTTGCCGCGGCGCACAGCGACGATTTCAGCAAGAATGCTTAGCGCGATCTCGGCTGGTGATTTTGCACCGATGTTGATGCCGACCGGGCCGTAGATGCGATCGAGCTGCTCGTCGGAGAAGCCTTCCAACTTGAGGCGCTCGCGGCGCTCGGCGCTCGTCTTGCGGCTGCCCATCGCGCCGATGTAGCCGACGTTGCTGGCGAGCAGCGACGTGATGGCCGGATCCTCAAACTTCGGATCATGGGCGAGGCAGACGGCGGATACACCGGGGTGGAGGTTGAGCATTGCCAGTCCCTCGTCGGGCCAGGCGTCAATCATCCGGTCGGCGTGCGAGAAGCGCTCTTTCGTCAGGAACTGCTCGCGGGCATCGATGACGGTTGTCTCGAAGCCGAGCTCTTTCGCGAATGTGACCAGCGGGATGGCGATATGGACGCCGCCGATGATCACCAGATGCGGGGGCGGCGTGTGCGCTTCGATGAAGAGGCGATTGCCGCCATCCTCGAACTGCGTCGTGCCGCCGTCCTGAACCATCGCGGAGATCTTCTCGCGCACGGCGTCGGTGTCGGCGCTGCCGAGCGAGCCGACCCAGAGTTCGGGCGGGATGAACAGGATTTCGGATCCGGCATCCGGGCCGTCGATGACCGTCGCCTGTACAGCAACTTGGTCGGACTCGATTGCTTCCGAGAGTGCGGCGTAGATTTCGGGACGCATCGTCAGTCTCCTGTCGCGATGCGCTCGACGAAGACGTCGATCTCACCACCGCAGGACAGGCCGACCTCCCAGCCCATCTCGTCGGAGATGCCGAATGAGACGAGTTGCGGGGTGCCGGAATCGAGGACTTCCATCGCGGTCTGGACGACAGCCCCTTCGACACAACCGCCGCTGACTGAGCCCTGCATCCGGCCTGTGCGGGTGACAACCAGCTTCGCACCAATAGGTCGCGGAGTTGATCCGGCAGCGCCGACGACGGTTGCTAGCGCAACCTCTTCGCCTTCGGCAGTCCATTCCTGAATATATTCAAGGACATCACGCATGTTTGTTCTCCGATCGGTGCGGGCTGGTGGGTGCCATTGCTATTGTATAGCGTTTTCTGCGGTAGGGGCATTCCCGCGTATGTTCAAGCGTGCGCAGAGAGGCCGGACCAAGTTTCGGTCCGGCCTTTCTTGCGTGAGTGTCGTTACGTTTGGAGTCTAGTCGCTGACGCGATCGTAGACGCGGCCGCCGAGGCGAACGAAGCGGGTGCGACCGTTTTCGTCGGCGATGAAGTCGGTGCGCGTTCCGGCAGTCGGGCCGGTCGTGGAGATGCACTCACTATCGCTGATCGGCCAGACCCAGCTCGGTGGTAGCTCGCGCTCTTCTGGCGACAGCGGGTTCACCTTGGTGCGTGCGTCGATGCGCAGCGAACCATTGTCGGGCGAGAACGTGAGGACTGCCATCTGGCTCTCGTAGGTGCCGGCCATGTTCGCGATATGGATCGGAGTCAGGCCGACTGGTTCTGGCTTGTCATCGTTGAGGCCGCAATGTTCGCGCAACGCCCATTCGTTGAGTGCCGAGTTAACCGCCCAGCCATCGTCGCCATCGGTGAGGATGGCAATGGCATAGCCCTTGGAGGGGACGACACTCAGCCGCGCCTGGAAACCGTTGGTTGAGCCACCGTGACCGACGACGCGAATGCCGTCGCGGTCGTTGATGTCCCAGCCGAGCCCCCACGACTGTGCGAAGTTGGCCGCTGGGGTCTGGATTTCCTGCATGGCTGCGACGGATTCGGCAGAGAGAATCTGCTCGTCGCTAACCTTGCCGTTTTTGATGTGGAGCTGAGCGAAGCCGAGCAGATCGGCGACGGTAGCGATGATGCCGCCGGCCGGATTGACCGCACGCGGGAGCTGATAGGCCCGAGCGACTTCGATGGTGCCTGAGCCTGGCTCTGTCTCGACATGACCGACTGCCACCGGGTAGACGATCGCCTGCGAGGCGAAGAAGAAGGAGTGATCGAGCCCGAGCGGCGCAAA is drawn from Thermomicrobiales bacterium and contains these coding sequences:
- a CDS encoding NTP transferase domain-containing protein, whose amino-acid sequence is MTVGEIAVIVLAAGTSSRLGRPKQLLPVSSLPLLTLTLDVARHWPHGPRIVVLGACAEEIQSSVDTHNFEVAINPEFATGQSTSLRVGITALPAAADGAIVLLGDQPLVPRRLLEALATQFEPASDVAIRPRYADGPGNPVLLSRAIFPELMSLTGDVGARDILRKHRDRVHEVGWPHTPAPRDVDTEDDYAALLRDWSSLGAPDVPAFCQRCGSPIAILERHNRLRPVCTSCGYTWFADPKLSAVVVVELGGKIILHRRAMTPARGLWTLPGGFVDRGEDIESAARREVWEETGITITDLTSMGILSERGEVVVLAAYHASAPEQPLVKSNESLEIGAFDPDKLPPLAFHRDLRIINLWRSMR
- a CDS encoding XdhC family protein, which translates into the protein MRPEIYAALSEAIESDQVAVQATVIDGPDAGSEILFIPPELWVGSLGSADTDAVREKISAMVQDGGTTQFEDGGNRLFIEAHTPPPHLVIIGGVHIAIPLVTFAKELGFETTVIDAREQFLTKERFSHADRMIDAWPDEGLAMLNLHPGVSAVCLAHDPKFEDPAITSLLASNVGYIGAMGSRKTSAERRERLKLEGFSDEQLDRIYGPVGINIGAKSPAEIALSILAEIVAVRRGKSPRATNVLAGAKSTA
- a CDS encoding XdhC family protein yields the protein MRDVLEYIQEWTAEGEEVALATVVGAAGSTPRPIGAKLVVTRTGRMQGSVSGGCVEGAVVQTAMEVLDSGTPQLVSFGISDEMGWEVGLSCGGEIDVFVERIATGD
- a CDS encoding beta-lactamase family protein, producing the protein MAATDSPEKMPLDTTSYTALEPLANDLLKYWNVPGVAVGILRNGEVETFGFGLANIETKQEMTGGHLLQIGSISKVFTTTLVMLLVDEGKIDLDEPVRTYLPALELKDADALATITMRHLLTHTSGLFGDFFEDFGVGDDALSKAIAQYGTLRQITTPGELWSYCNSGFNLAGAIIEKIFDMPFEQAMAEKVFAPLGLDHSFFFASQAIVYPVAVGHVETEPGSGTIEVARAYQLPRAVNPAGGIIATVADLLGFAQLHIKNGKVSDEQILSAESVAAMQEIQTPAANFAQSWGLGWDINDRDGIRVVGHGGSTNGFQARLSVVPSKGYAIAILTDGDDGWAVNSALNEWALREHCGLNDDKPEPVGLTPIHIANMAGTYESQMAVLTFSPDNGSLRIDARTKVNPLSPEERELPPSWVWPISDSECISTTGPTAGTRTDFIADENGRTRFVRLGGRVYDRVSD